In a single window of the Montipora capricornis isolate CH-2021 chromosome 11, ASM3666992v2, whole genome shotgun sequence genome:
- the LOC138023152 gene encoding tetratricopeptide repeat protein 28-like — protein MADKKMNVFEEHIQELSVARKEGNRKGEGIAYFNLGKYYYGFTYFEQAKRDYREALRIFKEIGLIAGEVKACRNLGIAYYSLGNFKKARKYLKQHLSIAKKVGDRDQEGWANGILGCTYESEGNFKRAIEYHEKGLSIAKEVGDRTGEGLANRILGNAYGSLGNFKRAIEYHEQHLSIAKEVGDRAGEGSANGNLGNAYHRLGNFKRAIEYHEQHLSIAKEVGDRAGEGSANGNFGNAYYSLGNIKRAIEYHEQHLRIAKEVEDRAGEGNANGNLGNAYLSLVGDRAGEGRANGNLGNAYLRLGSFRRAKKYHKRHLSIVKEVGDKAGEGKANGNLGNAYLSLVGDRAGEGEANGNLGNAYFRLGSFKLAIEYYEQFLSIAIEVGDRAGEGKRAIEYDEQHLSIAMEVGDRAGEGNGNGNLGNAYFSMGNFKRAIEYYEQHLRVAMEVGDRAGEGGANGNLGNAYFRLGSFKRAIVYQEQCLSIAKEVGDRAGEGMANGNLGNAYLSLGNFKRAIVYHEQHLIIAMEVGDNAGEGKANGNLGNAYYSLGNFKRAIEYYEQRLSIAKEVGYRAGEGRANGYLGNAYLSVGNFKRAIEYHEQHLSIAKDIGDRHLEGLAIGNLAIAYDRMGELENALLLFEQHLTICKETEDPVGQGIGCYWLGHVHENLGSLCKALNFYRLSIKHLDETRRLLQSEDAWKISFRDTKQFAYTALWTALLKYGEVDEALFAAEQGRAQALTDILKSQFGVNEEPSSAVATTEPICTVMKYLPLQTVFIALKGNTISFWLLRRGSGVNFRQKEIENGSAASLIETTSKQIGAGTVVRCENRTLDKLRRHLFCGREALSETFQSFQSLQPLFDVLISPIADLLQGDDLIFVPDGPFCLAPYSALSESVRIRTVPSLTALKLITSAPDDDFYNKSGALLVGDPWLKEVTDENGEPVFDELPWALKEVEMIGELLQTTPLTGRNATKAEVLKRMKSVALIHIAAHGDSKFGEIALAPNPERASQIPEKEDFVLAMSDVPAVGLGARLVVLSSCHSGRGEVNSEGVVGIARAFLCAGARSVLVSLWAIDDEATLLFMKKFYQHLADRKSASLALQYAMKSLRETEKYSAVKHWAPFVLIGDDVTLEFGHHELEKNETASKR, from the exons ATGGCAGACAAAAAGATGAACGTTTTCGAGGAGCATATACAAGAGCTTAGCGTTGCCAGAAAAGAGGGAAACAGAAAAGGGGAGGGTATTGCATATTTCAATCTGGGCAAATATTATTATGGCTTCACTTATTTTGAACAGGCTAAGAGGGATTACAGGGAAGCATTAAGGATTTTTAAGGAAATAGGTCTCATTGCTGGAGAGGTAAAAGCCTGTCgcaatctcggcatcgcttactacagtctgggcaattttaaaaaggccagAAAGTACCTCAagcaacatcttagcattgcaaaaaaaGTAGGGGATCGGGACCAGGAGGGATGGGCCAATGGAATTCTCGGCTGTACTTATGAAAGTgagggcaattttaagcgagccatagagtatcacgaaaaaggtcttagcattgcaaaagaagtaggggataggacCGGGGAAGGCTTGGCCAATCGTAtcctcggcaacgcttatggcAGTCTGGgtaattttaagcgagccatagagtatcatgaacaacatcttagcattgcaaaagaagtaggggatagggccggcgAGGGCAGTGCCAATGGTAATCTTGGCAACGCCTATCAccgtctgggcaattttaagcgagccatagagtatcatgaacaacatcttagcattgcaaaggaagtaggggatagggccggcgAGGGCAGTGCCAATGGTAATTTTGGCAACGCCTATTACAGTCTGGGCAAtattaagcgagccatagagtatcatgaacaacatcttagAATTGCAAAGGAAGTAGaagatagggccggggagggcaatgccaatggtaatctcggcaacgcttatctcagtctgg taggggatagggctggggagggcagggccaatggtaatctcggcaacgcttatctcagGTTAGGCAGTTTTAGGCGAGCCAAAAAGTATCACAAACGACATCTTAGCATTGTAAAGGAAGTAGGAGATAAAGCCGGGGAGGgcaaggccaatggtaatctcggcaacgcttatctcagtctgg taggggacagggctggggagggagaggccaatggtaatctcggcaacgcttatttcAGGCTGGGCAGTTTTAAGCTAGCCATAGAATATTacgaacaatttcttagcattgcaatagaagtaggggatagggccggggagggcaag cgagccatagagtatgacgaacaacatcttagcattgcaatggaagtaggggatagggccggagaGGGGAATggcaatggtaatctcggcaatgcttactTCAGtatgggcaattttaagcgagccatagagtattatgaacaacatcttagggttgcaatggaagtaggggatagggccggggagggcggagccaatggtaatctcggcaacgcttatttcAGGCTGGGCAGTTTTAAGCGAGCTATAGTGTATCAAGAACAatgtcttagcattgcaaaggaagtaggggatagggcggGGGAGGGCATGGCCAATGGTAATCTAggcaacgcttatctcagtctgggcaattttaagcgagcaatagtgtatcacgaacaacatcttatcattgcaatggaagtaggggataacgccggggagggcaaggccaatggtaatctcggcaacgcttattacagtctgggcaattttaagcgagccatagagtattacgaacaacgtcttagcattgcaaaagaagtagggtatagggccggggagggaagggCCAATGGttatctcggcaacgcttatctcagtgtgggcaattttaagcgagccatagagtatcacgaacaacatctcaGCATTGCAAAAGACATAGGGGATAGGCACCTGGAGGGTTTGGCCATTGGCAATCTCGCCATCGCTTATGACAGAATGGGTGAGCTTGAAAATGCTCTTCTCCTTTTCGAACAACATCTTACTATTTGCAAGGAAACGGAGGATCCAGTAGGACAGGGAATCGGTTGCTATTGGCTTGGTCATGTTCATGAAAATTTAGGCTCGTTGTGCAAAGCCCTTAATTTTTATCGTCTAAGCATAAAACATTTGGATGAAACAAGGCGTCTTCTTCAATCAgaagatgcatggaaaataagtttTCGTGACACAAAGCAGTTTGCGTACACAGCTCTATGGACAGCACTTTTAAAGTatggagaggttgatgaggcTTTGTTTGCTGCTGAACAAGGACGAGCCCAGGCTTTGACAGACATTTTGAAGTCGCAATTTGGAGTTAATGAAGAACCATCCTCGGCAGTTGCGACGACGGAACCTATCTGCACTGTTATGAAATATTTGCCCTTACAAACAGTTTTCATAGCACTTAAAGGGAACACTATCAGTTTTTGGCTTCTGAGAAGAGGAAGTGGAGTAAACTTTAGgcaaaaggaaattgaaaatgGAAGTGCCGCTTCACTGATAGAAACTACTTCGAAACAGATTGGCGCGGGGACTGTTGTCCGATGCGAGAATCGCACACTTGACAAGCTACGCAGACACTTGTTTTGCGGAAGGGAAGCTCTTTCCGAGACCTTTCAGTCTTTTCAGTCTTTGCAGCCTTTGTTTGATGTCTTAATCAGTCCCATTGCAGACTTGCTTCAAGGTGATGACTTaatctttgttcctgatggaccattttgcttggctccttaTTCTGCATTGAGCGAGTCTGTTAGGATCCGTACTGTTCCCTCGTTGACCGCTTTAAAACTCATCACAAGTGCACCTGATGATGACTTCTACAATAAGAGTGGAGCTCTGCTTGTGGGCGATCCATGGTTGAAGGAAGTCACTGACGAAAATGGTGAACCCGTTTTCGACGAGTTGCCGTGGGCACTAAAAGAGGTGGAGATGATTGGAGAACTTCTACAGACCACTCCTCTCACTGGAAGAAATGCAacgaaagctgaggtgctgaaaagaatgaagtcagttgctttAATCCATATTGCAGCGCATGGAGATTcgaaatttggagaaattgctttggccccaaatcctGAACGCGCATCCCAGATTCCAGAAAAGGAAGATTTTGTGTTAGCAATGAGTGATGTTCCTGCAGTTGGTCTTGGGGCAAGACTGGTTGTTCTGAGCTCTTGTCACAGTGGTCGGGGAGAGGTCAATTCTGAGGGTGTAGTAGGAATAGCAAGAGCTTTtctgtgtgctggtgcccggtctgttctggtgtcactctgggcaatcgatGACGAGGCAACCTTGCTGTTCATGAAAAAATTTTatcaacacttggcagatagaaaaagtgcaagtttagctcttcaatatgctatgaaatctcttcgggagACGGAGAAGTATTCTGCGGTAAAacactgggcgccatttgtgctaattggcgatgatgtcacgctCGAATTTGGGCACCACGAGCttgaaaagaatg aaacggcATCCAAACGTTGA
- the LOC138024327 gene encoding tetratricopeptide repeat protein 28-like, which translates to MADKKMNVFEQHIQELHVAKKEANRKGEGTTYFKLGGYYYGLACFEQAKRDYTEALSIFKEIGFSAGEVEACNNLGITYHNLGNFKKARKYNKQQLSIAKEIGDRNQEGHANGNLGNAYCSLGNFKRAIEYYEQHLSIAMEVGDRAGEGGANGNLGIAYNRLGNFKRAMEYHQKDLSIAKEVGDRAGEGRANSGLGNAYNGLGNFKRAIEYHEKHLSIAEEVGDRAGEGRANSGLGNAYNGLGNFKRAIEYLEKHLSIAEEVENRAGVGIAYGNLGSVYFILGNFKGAKEYHEQHLIIAKEVGDRAEEGRANGNLGIAYHSLGNFKRAIEYQEKHLSIVKEAGDRAGEGTAIGYLGNAYEMLGNFKRAIEYYQQHLSIAKEVGDRAGEGIASGDLGNAYHSLCDFKRAIQYHEHHLSIAKEVGGRVGEGIANGNLGIDYYSLGDLKRAIEYHEEQLSIAKEVGDRRGEGRANGNLGNAYDSLGNFKRAIEYHEQSLNIAKEVGDRAGEGMAYSNLGIAYGRMGELENALLFNEQHLTISKETEDPVGQGGACHNLGRFHEFSGSLCKALNFYRLSIRHFDETRLLQSEDALKISFRDTKQGTYTALWTALLKNGEVDEALYAAEQGRAQALTDFLKVQFGFDEEPSKRASTKETISALMKYLPLQTVFMALERNIINFWLLRRGSGIRFRQKEIVNGSANSLIETTLKQIGAGTVVRCENRSVHRQRSDLSCNRGAGEETFQSLSVSHKTLQPLYYVLISPIADLLQGDDLIFVPDGPFCLAPYSALSDSLMIRSVPSLTALNLIASAPDDLNSKSEALLVGDPFLKEITWGTGGSMYEQLPCAQKEVEMIGDLLQTTPLTGKNATKAEVLKRMKSVALIHVAAHGDDEFGEIVLAPNPDRTSQIPKEEDYLLTMSDVQAVRLQAKLVVLSCCHSGQGEVKSEGVVGIARAFLCAGARSVLVSLWAIDDEATLLFMKSFYGHLADRKSASLALHHAMKSLRETKEYSAIKYWAPFVLIGDDVTFEFGPQELEKNEMASKS; encoded by the exons ATGGCAGACAAGAAGATGAACGTTTTTGAGCAACATATACAAGAGCTTCACGTTGCCAAAAAAGAGGCAAACAGAAAAGGGGAGGGTACTACATATTTCAAGCTGGGTGGTTATTATTATGGCTTGGCTTGTTTTGAACAGGCCAAGAGAGATTACACCGAAGCATTAAGCATTTTTAAGGAAATAGGTTTCAGTGCTGGAGAGGTAGAAGCCTGTAACAATCTCGGTATCACTTATCAcaatctgggcaattttaaaaaggccagAAAGTACAACAAGCAACAACtaagtattgcaaaagaaatagGGGATCGGAACCAGGAGGGCCATGCCAATGGTAacctcggcaacgcttattgcagtctgggcaatttcaagcgagccatagagtattacgaacaacatcttagtattgcaatggaagtaggggatagggccggtgAGGGaggggccaatggtaatctcggcattGCTTATAACAgactgggcaattttaagcgagccatggAGTATCACCaaaaagatcttagcattgcaaaagaagtaggggatagggccggggagggcaggGCCAATAGTggtctcggcaacgcttataacggactgggcaattttaagcgagccatagagtatcacgaaaaacatcttagcattgcagaagaagtaggggatagggccggggaggggaGGGCCAATAGTggtctcggcaacgcttataacggactgggcaattttaagcgagccatagagtatctcgaaaaacatcttagcattgctgAAGAAGTAGAGAATAGGGCTGGGGTGGGCATTGCCTATGGTAATCTCGGAAGCGTTTATTTCATTCTGGGCAATTTCAAGGGAGCCaaagagtatcacgaacaacatcttatcattgcaaaagaagtaggggatagggctgaaGAGGGCAGGGctaatggtaatctcggcatcgcttatcacagtctgggcaatttcaagcgagccatagagtatcaagaaaaacatcttagcattgTAAAAGAAGCAGgtgatagggccggggagggaacgGCCATTGGttatctcggcaacgcttatgaaaTGCTGGGCAATTtcaagcgagccatagagtattaccaacaacatcttagcattgcaaaggaagtaggggatagggccggggagggcattGCCAGTGGtgatctcggcaacgcttatcacagtctgtgCGATTTCAAGCGAGCCATACAGTACCACGAACATCATctcagcattgcaaaagaagtagggggtAGGGTCGGGGAGGGCATTGCCAACGGTAATCTCGGCATTGATTATTACAGTCTGGGCGATCTTAAGCgtgccatagagtatcacgaagaACAACTTAGCATTGCAaaggaagtaggggataggcgCGGGGAGGgcagggccaatggtaatctcggcaacgcttatgacagtctgggcaattttaagcgagccatagagtatcacgaacaaagTCTTAACATTGCAAAGGAAGTAGgtgatagggctggggagggcaTGGCCTATAgcaatctcggcatcgcttatgGCAGAATGGGTGAGCTTGAAAATGCTCTTCTCTTTAACGAACAACATCTTACCATTTCCAAGGAAACGGAGGATCCAGTAGGGCAGGGAGGCGCTTGCCATAATCTTGGTCGTTTTCACGAATTTTCAGGCTCGTTGTGCAAAGCCCTTAATTTTTATCGTCTAAGCATAagacattttgatgaaacaaggcttcttcagtcagaggatgcattgaaaataagctttcgtgatACAAAACAAGGGACGTACACAGCTCTGTGGACAGCACTTTTaaagaatggagaggttgatgaggcTCTGTATGCTGCTGAacaaggacgagcacaggccTTGACAGACTTTTTGAAGGTGCAATTCGGCTTTGATGAAGAACCTTCCAAGAGAGCTTCGACGAAGGAAACTATTTCCGCTCTAATGAAATATTTGCCTTTACAAACAGTTTTCATGGCACTTGAACGgaacattattaatttttggcTTCTGAGAAGAGGAAGCGGAATAAGGTTCAGGCAAAAGGAAATCGTAAATGGAAGTGCCAATTCACTGATAGAAACTACTTTGAAACAGATTGGTGCAGGGACTGTTGTCCGATGCGAGAATCGCTCGGTACACAGACAACGCAGCGACCTCTCTTGCAATAGAGGGGCTGGTGAGGAAACCTTTCAGTCTTTGAGCGTCTCCCACAAGACTTTGCAGCCCTTGTATTATGTCTTAATCAGTCCAATTGCAGACTTGCTCCAGGGTGATGACTTAATCTTTGTTCCTGAcggaccattttgcttggctccttattctgcattgagtgactctCTCATGATTCGTAGTGTTCCCTCGTTGACCGCGTTAAATTTGATAGCTAGTGCACCTGATGACTTGAACAGTAAGAGTGAAGCGTTGCTTGTGGGAGATCCGTTCTTAAAGGAAATCACTTGGGGCACCGGTGGATCCATGTACGAACAGTTGCCGTGCGCGCAAAAAGAGGTGGAGATGATTGGAGACCTTCTGCAGACCACGCCTCTCACAGGCAAAAATGCAacgaaagctgaggtgctgaaaagaatgaagtcagttgctttAATCCATGTTGCTGCTCATGGAGATGATGAATTTGGAGAAATCGTtttggccccaaatcccgaCCGCACATCACAGATCCCCAAAGAGGAAGATTACCTGTTAACAATGAGTGATGTTCAAGCAGTTCGTCTTCAGGCAAAGCTGGTTGTGctgagttgctgtcatagtggtcagggagaggtaaaatctgagggtGTGGTGGGAATAGCCAGAGCTTTCCTatgtgctggtgcccggtctgttttggtgtcactctgggcaattgatgaTGAGGCGACCTTGCTGTTCATGAAGAGCTTTTACGGACACCtggcagatagaaaaagtgcaagtttagctcttcaccatgctatgaaatctcttcgggagACAAAGGAGTATTCCGCCATtaaatactgggcgccatttgttctaattggcgatgatgtcacgttTGAATTTGGACCTCAAGAACtcgaaaagaatg AAATGGCGTCCAAAAGTTGA